The Nomia melanderi isolate GNS246 chromosome 7, iyNomMela1, whole genome shotgun sequence genome includes a window with the following:
- the Pep gene encoding protein on ecdysone puffs isoform X1: MPFNRGIKRDSFGNRNFNNRGGGGAGGGGGGGGRVGNMGGGGGGMGGNMGGGMGGGGGGGGSGGMNPWEGGMMPGRGILPTPNNNLSLASPQAQLAIASNLLTNLLRNQQDVQQQQVPSLLSLGNNFSGPGPNFPNQQNFQSGRFNDRPVRHPMKNQRPQPYNKMGNRARDGPAGRRGPSAQQSRAPQSGSQRMNGNQTQHRNDKSSKPIPASKQNQTAKKEQQDVKTSDNEKAEAPVVKSENNDESEEKKRDWKDEKKQLENSQTVKQYEGEKPQEEAEQKTEISATEEGAKETNLAGTEKDAKMTGKKSEARHAESRYAEVPMSHMFCHICNKHMWDGYSFENHLRGRAHQLMMEKLDEMYKLKVDLMRHELRIAEEQREFSLTNSKRRGKKVSVDLNVREYCTMCDLNFYGTLSTHRKSEKHQQLKTFLHPRCFPCLKEFPSRIEYDEHCLTPAHMKNAVQCEEQRKNKKKDKLAKGEAEIRTAEDEEKDVGAENKTEKEEEAVEEQEYITDISENMTEKKFKIPSYKYCRQNQISIGKSMVKEVQGFYCEKCRRFMLLAEDMNAHLRSITHYRNFVQEVKSLTSTNENTEQKPAEKTEANENDTEDNKDDEENCKRRKTAHSEEEDNVEMKEEQENNAEDANTNVNANAQKKADGDEKYDPLEADAESEEEEHREGDSNSQQTTQNDSSTQDKKTTPVDKAWADIDNDNDAEIGNLIDDGDEKEHINEPEKTRDAPKIERDQTPQIKPTRGRGGFARGRGSPRARRARR, from the exons ATGCCATTTAATCGAGGAATAAAACGTGATTCCTTTGGGAATCGGAACTTTAATAACCGAGGAGGAGGTGGTGCTGGAGGTGGTGGAGGAGGTGGCGGAAGAGTTGGAAACATGGGTGGAGGTGGAGGCGGTATGGGAGGCAATATGGGTGGTGGAATgggtggaggaggtggaggtGGTGGAAGTGGAGGAATGAATCCATGGGAAGGAGGAATGATGCCTGGTCGAGGGATTTTACCAACTCCAAATAATAATCTGTCTTTAGCATCACCCCAAGCACAGTTAGCGATAGCTAGTAACCTTCTCACAAATTTACTTCGTAATCAACAAGATGTACAGCAACAG CAGGTACCATCACTCCTTAGTCTCGGCAATAATTTTTCCGGACCAGGGCCAAATTTTCCAAATCAGCAAAACTTTCAGTCTGGACGTTTTAACGATCGTCCTGTGAGGCACCCAATGAAGAATCAACGACCTCAACCATACAATAAG ATGGGCAATCGCGCCCGTGATGGCCCTGCTGGGCGACGTGGTCCATCTGCACAACAATCTCGTGCACCCCAGTCTGGCAGTCAGCGTATGAACGGAAACCAAACTCAGCATCGCAACGATAAATCTTCTAAACCAATTCCTGCCTCTAAACAAAATCAGACTGCCAAAAAGGAACAGCAGGACGTTAAGACCTCTGATAATGAAAAAGCAGAAGCACCTGTTGTGAAAAG TGAGAACAACGACGAATCTGAAGAGAAGAAACGTGACTGGAAGGACGAGAAGAAACAGTTGGAAAATTCTCAAACTGTTAAACAGTACGAGGGTGAAAAACCTCAAGAGGAAGCTGAACAAAAAACGGAAATTTCTGCTACTGAAGAGGGAGCAAAAGAAACAAATCTGGCTGGAACCGAAAAAGATGCAAAGATGACTGGCAAGAAATCTGAAGCTAGACACGCTGAAAGTCGTTATGCAGAAGTTCCAATGAGCCATATGTTTTGCCATATTTGTAATAAGCATATGTGGGATGGATAT TCCTTCGAAAACCATTTAAGGGGACGAGCACATCAATTGATGATGGAAAAATTAGACGAGATGTACAAATTGAAAGTTGATTTAATGAGGCACGAATTGAGAATAGCAGAAGAACAACGTGAATTTAGTTTAACCAATTCAAAACGTCGTGGGAAAAAA GTATCCGTGGATCTAAATGTAAGAGAATACTGTACAATGTgcgatttgaatttttatggtaCTTTATCAACACATAGAAAGAGCGAGAAACATCAacaattgaaaacatttttgcatCCAAGATGTTTCCCCTGTCTAAAAGAATTCCCGTCGCGTATTGAATATGATGAACATTGTCTAACGCCTGCACACATGAAGAATGCTGTACAATGTGAAGAACAACGAAAGAACAAGAAGAAAG ACAAACTTGCCAAAGGAGAAGCTGAAATACGCACTGCCGAAGATGAGGAAAAAGATGTAGGCGctgaaaataaaactgaaaaagaggaagaggctGTTGAGGAACAAGAATATATAACAGATATTAGTGAAAACATGACAGAGAAGAAGTTCAAAATACCATCTTACAAATATTGTCGACAGAATCAAATTTCTATtg GGAAATCTATGGTAAAAGAAGTTCAAGGATTTTATTGTGAAAAATGTCGAAGATTTATGCTCTTGGCGGAAGATATGAACGCTCATTTACGCAGTATCACCCATTATAGGAATTTTGTACAAGAAGTAAAGTCTTTGACGTCTACTAACGAAAATACTGAACAAAAGCCAGCGGAAAAAACAGAG GCTAATGAGAACGATACAGAAGATAATAAAGATgacgaagaaaattgtaaacgTCGTAAAACCGCACATTCCGAGGAGGAGGATAACGTAGAAATGAAAGAAGAGCAAGAAAATAATGCCGAGGATGCGAACACAAATGTGAATGCAAACGCGCAGAAGAAAGCTGACGGAGATGAAAAATATGACCCCCTCGAGGCTGATGCAGAATCCGAAGAAGAAGAGCATCGCGAAGGTGACAGTAACAGCCAACAAACTACGCAAAATGATTCTAGTACTCAAGACAAAAAGACGACACCAGTCGACAAAGCGTGGGCTGATATTGATAATGACAATGACGCAGAAATAGGTAACTTAATTGATGATGGGGACGAGAAAGAGCATATAAATGAGCCTGAAAAAACTAGAGATGCTCCAAAAATAGAGAGAGATCAAACTCCTCAAATAAAGCCAACTCGTGGTCGAGGAGGTTTCGCACGTGGTCGCGGTAGTCCGCGAGCACGAAGAGCTCGACGATAA
- the LOC143174679 gene encoding uncharacterized protein LOC143174679 encodes MESHQARKTKKFLNSTISEHGHESGSTSSRRRTTFDFISPDNLTKTCATERISMAPSQLDTHIENEDTEISLLYNKYLQNLMTEIILKQKIQEKEKLIITKLATMAKEVDENKKKLFELKTRERDIIHLTMLQNKIDSQLVDIKKYNKSEDIKKVENILSQLHILLQSYDVLCCDNVILPKTPKEWEETIQAVKSCRDTLKSIIDLIGSRNECYQNVNVGLKDFLNIYNAIKDHHKRLEKDIVELQALALKTSALSLM; translated from the exons ATGGAATCACATCAAGCACGCAAAactaaaaa gtTCTTGAATAGCACTATTTCCGAACATGGACATGAAAGTGGTTCAACCTCTTCTCGCCGCAGAACAACATTTGATTTTATCTCACCAgata ATCTCACGAAAACTTGTGCAACAGAGCGAATATCAATGGCACCTTCTCAGCTGGATACACATATTGAAAATGAGGACACAGAAATAAGTCTTttgtataacaaatatttacaaaacttgATGACAGAGATTATACTGAAGCAAAAGATacaggaaaaagagaaattaattataacaaaattagcAACAATGGCTAAAGAGGTTGATGAAAACaagaagaaattatttgaattaaaaactaGAGAGAGAGACATAATCCATTTAACTATGTTACAAAACAAAATAGATTCTCAACTTGtagatataaagaaatataata aatCTGAGGATATTAAGaaggtagaaaatattttatctcaaTTACACATCCTTCTACAAAGTTATGACGTGCTATGTTGTGATAATGTAATTCTTCCCAAGACACCCAAAGAATGGGAAGAAACAATTCAAGCTGTAAAATCTTGTCGTGATACTTTAAAGTCTATTATAGATTTAATTGGATCCCGAAATGAGTGTTATCAGAATGTTAATGTTGGTCTTAAagatttcttgaatatttataatgctaTTAAAGATCATCATAAAAG GTTGGAAAAAGATATTGTAGAGCTACAAGCTCTTGCATTGAAAACTTCAGCCTTAAGTTTAATGTAA
- the Pep gene encoding protein on ecdysone puffs isoform X2: MPFNRGIKRDSFGNRNFNNRGGGGAGGGGGGGGRVGNMGGGGGGMGGNMGGGMGGGGGGGGSGGMNPWEGGMMPGRGILPTPNNNLSLASPQAQLAIASNLLTNLLRNQQDVQQQVPSLLSLGNNFSGPGPNFPNQQNFQSGRFNDRPVRHPMKNQRPQPYNKMGNRARDGPAGRRGPSAQQSRAPQSGSQRMNGNQTQHRNDKSSKPIPASKQNQTAKKEQQDVKTSDNEKAEAPVVKSENNDESEEKKRDWKDEKKQLENSQTVKQYEGEKPQEEAEQKTEISATEEGAKETNLAGTEKDAKMTGKKSEARHAESRYAEVPMSHMFCHICNKHMWDGYSFENHLRGRAHQLMMEKLDEMYKLKVDLMRHELRIAEEQREFSLTNSKRRGKKVSVDLNVREYCTMCDLNFYGTLSTHRKSEKHQQLKTFLHPRCFPCLKEFPSRIEYDEHCLTPAHMKNAVQCEEQRKNKKKDKLAKGEAEIRTAEDEEKDVGAENKTEKEEEAVEEQEYITDISENMTEKKFKIPSYKYCRQNQISIGKSMVKEVQGFYCEKCRRFMLLAEDMNAHLRSITHYRNFVQEVKSLTSTNENTEQKPAEKTEANENDTEDNKDDEENCKRRKTAHSEEEDNVEMKEEQENNAEDANTNVNANAQKKADGDEKYDPLEADAESEEEEHREGDSNSQQTTQNDSSTQDKKTTPVDKAWADIDNDNDAEIGNLIDDGDEKEHINEPEKTRDAPKIERDQTPQIKPTRGRGGFARGRGSPRARRARR, from the exons ATGCCATTTAATCGAGGAATAAAACGTGATTCCTTTGGGAATCGGAACTTTAATAACCGAGGAGGAGGTGGTGCTGGAGGTGGTGGAGGAGGTGGCGGAAGAGTTGGAAACATGGGTGGAGGTGGAGGCGGTATGGGAGGCAATATGGGTGGTGGAATgggtggaggaggtggaggtGGTGGAAGTGGAGGAATGAATCCATGGGAAGGAGGAATGATGCCTGGTCGAGGGATTTTACCAACTCCAAATAATAATCTGTCTTTAGCATCACCCCAAGCACAGTTAGCGATAGCTAGTAACCTTCTCACAAATTTACTTCGTAATCAACAAGATGTACAGCAACAG GTACCATCACTCCTTAGTCTCGGCAATAATTTTTCCGGACCAGGGCCAAATTTTCCAAATCAGCAAAACTTTCAGTCTGGACGTTTTAACGATCGTCCTGTGAGGCACCCAATGAAGAATCAACGACCTCAACCATACAATAAG ATGGGCAATCGCGCCCGTGATGGCCCTGCTGGGCGACGTGGTCCATCTGCACAACAATCTCGTGCACCCCAGTCTGGCAGTCAGCGTATGAACGGAAACCAAACTCAGCATCGCAACGATAAATCTTCTAAACCAATTCCTGCCTCTAAACAAAATCAGACTGCCAAAAAGGAACAGCAGGACGTTAAGACCTCTGATAATGAAAAAGCAGAAGCACCTGTTGTGAAAAG TGAGAACAACGACGAATCTGAAGAGAAGAAACGTGACTGGAAGGACGAGAAGAAACAGTTGGAAAATTCTCAAACTGTTAAACAGTACGAGGGTGAAAAACCTCAAGAGGAAGCTGAACAAAAAACGGAAATTTCTGCTACTGAAGAGGGAGCAAAAGAAACAAATCTGGCTGGAACCGAAAAAGATGCAAAGATGACTGGCAAGAAATCTGAAGCTAGACACGCTGAAAGTCGTTATGCAGAAGTTCCAATGAGCCATATGTTTTGCCATATTTGTAATAAGCATATGTGGGATGGATAT TCCTTCGAAAACCATTTAAGGGGACGAGCACATCAATTGATGATGGAAAAATTAGACGAGATGTACAAATTGAAAGTTGATTTAATGAGGCACGAATTGAGAATAGCAGAAGAACAACGTGAATTTAGTTTAACCAATTCAAAACGTCGTGGGAAAAAA GTATCCGTGGATCTAAATGTAAGAGAATACTGTACAATGTgcgatttgaatttttatggtaCTTTATCAACACATAGAAAGAGCGAGAAACATCAacaattgaaaacatttttgcatCCAAGATGTTTCCCCTGTCTAAAAGAATTCCCGTCGCGTATTGAATATGATGAACATTGTCTAACGCCTGCACACATGAAGAATGCTGTACAATGTGAAGAACAACGAAAGAACAAGAAGAAAG ACAAACTTGCCAAAGGAGAAGCTGAAATACGCACTGCCGAAGATGAGGAAAAAGATGTAGGCGctgaaaataaaactgaaaaagaggaagaggctGTTGAGGAACAAGAATATATAACAGATATTAGTGAAAACATGACAGAGAAGAAGTTCAAAATACCATCTTACAAATATTGTCGACAGAATCAAATTTCTATtg GGAAATCTATGGTAAAAGAAGTTCAAGGATTTTATTGTGAAAAATGTCGAAGATTTATGCTCTTGGCGGAAGATATGAACGCTCATTTACGCAGTATCACCCATTATAGGAATTTTGTACAAGAAGTAAAGTCTTTGACGTCTACTAACGAAAATACTGAACAAAAGCCAGCGGAAAAAACAGAG GCTAATGAGAACGATACAGAAGATAATAAAGATgacgaagaaaattgtaaacgTCGTAAAACCGCACATTCCGAGGAGGAGGATAACGTAGAAATGAAAGAAGAGCAAGAAAATAATGCCGAGGATGCGAACACAAATGTGAATGCAAACGCGCAGAAGAAAGCTGACGGAGATGAAAAATATGACCCCCTCGAGGCTGATGCAGAATCCGAAGAAGAAGAGCATCGCGAAGGTGACAGTAACAGCCAACAAACTACGCAAAATGATTCTAGTACTCAAGACAAAAAGACGACACCAGTCGACAAAGCGTGGGCTGATATTGATAATGACAATGACGCAGAAATAGGTAACTTAATTGATGATGGGGACGAGAAAGAGCATATAAATGAGCCTGAAAAAACTAGAGATGCTCCAAAAATAGAGAGAGATCAAACTCCTCAAATAAAGCCAACTCGTGGTCGAGGAGGTTTCGCACGTGGTCGCGGTAGTCCGCGAGCACGAAGAGCTCGACGATAA
- the LOC116424230 gene encoding alpha-tubulin N-acetyltransferase, which yields MEFKFNVNKLLPRKINKVTHTLVPEDFKGDRRELQECQRQLSRILDDMGEASARAQGLNKPITSALKLRDTDHIVYLLIDNEANSGLGSVVGLLKTGSKNLFMFDETGAHYQLKPRCILDFYVHETRQRMGLGNILYQHMLSEENIRPVKLAIDRPSEKFLAFLDKYYGLSKIIPQNNKFVVFQGFFQDERQDVRTNRYSLPANIDIAGQNNIHNNVGKSNSSLNGIQYPTSATRSSFGRYAAARPPCSMANIIHNTTVLGPSAERTGEKPSTPAVIQSKPERPRSLSLYSEEEQKQRTSELSTVPTPALPDHQPTPLTTILRETEKTEKNVKPSPSCSQEVAGTNQHSRLDLKFYHSPLW from the exons AGAATGTCAGAGGCAACTCAGCAGAATTCTGGACGACATGGGAGAGGCTTCGGCAAGGGCTCAGGGTTTGAACAAGCCCATAACCAGCGCCTTAAAACTTCGAGACACGGACCATATAGTTTATTTGTTAATCGACAATGAAGCAAATAG CGGACTGGGCAGCGTGGTCGGCCTGTTGAAAACTGGATCGAAGAATCTCTTCATGTTCGACGAGACAGGGGCTCATTACCAGCTGAAGCCTAGGTGCATTTTAGATTTTTACGTCCACGAGACCCGGCAACGCATGGGACTTGGAAATATTCTTTATCAGCATATGCTGTCC GAGGAGAACATAAGGCCAGTGAAATTAGCGATCGATAGACCTTCAGAGAAGTTCTTAGCCTTCCTGGATAAATACTATGGCCTCTCGAAAATAATCCCGCAAAATAACAAATTCGTTGTCTTTCAAGGATTCTTTCAAGATG AACGTCAAGATGTGCGAACAAATAGATACAGCCTTCCTGCTAACATTGATATTGCTGGACAAAATAACATTCATAACAATGTTGGAAAAAGTAATTCCAg CTTAAATGGAATTCAATATCCTACATCTGCTACTCGCAGCTCATTTGGTAGATATGCTGCTGCACGACCACCTTGCTCCATGGCAAAT ATAATCCATAACACCACAGTGCTTGGTCCTTCCGCTGAACGTACTGG tgaaaaaccAAGTACACCTGCTGTTATACAATCAAAACCGGAGAGGCCACGTTCTTTGAGCCTTTATTCTGAAGAAGAACAAAAGCAACGtacaagtgaattgtctaccgTTCCGACACCTGCTTTACCTGATCATCAACCCACTCCCCTAACTACCATTTTACGAGAAACggaaaaaactgaaaagaacGTTAAGCCGTCTCCTTCTTGTAGTCAAGAAGTAGCTGGTACTAATCAGCACTCTCGATTGGATCTCAAATTTTACCATTCACCTTTATGGTAA
- the LOC116424293 gene encoding selenoprotein F, whose protein sequence is MSFFIPIQLLFFCLTVNIVTSEFSADDCKSLGFNKANLLCSTCEEFNKHGLSEIRDKCKECCLKDDDYDASGSKRYPHAILEVCTCKFGAYPQIQAFIKSDRPSKYKNLQIKYVRGLDPIIKLLDNDNKVEDILDIHKWDTDSVDEFLATHLSMD, encoded by the exons ATGAGTTTTTTTATACCGATACAGCTACTTTTCTTCTGTCTAACG GTGAATATTGTAACTTCAGAATTTTCAGCAGATGATTGTAAAAGTTTAGGCTTCAATAAAGCTAATTTACTTTGTTCTACATgtgaagaatttaataaacatggaTTATCAGAAATAAG GGATAAGTGCAAGGAATGTTGTTTGAAAGATGATGACTATGATGCGTCTGGATCAAAACGTTATCCACACGCTATTCTTGAAGTGTGCACATGTAAATTTGGAGCCTATCCTCAAATTCAGG CTTTCATTAAAAGTGATAGACCAagtaaatataagaatttacaaataaaatatgttagaGGTTTAGatccaataattaaattattggaCAATGACAATAAAGTTGAAGATATCTTGGACATTCATAAATGGGATACAGATTCAGTTGATGAATTTCTAGCTACTCACCTTTCTATGGATTAA